In Azospirillaceae bacterium, a genomic segment contains:
- the motA gene encoding flagellar motor stator protein MotA: MFAAIGLLGVFICVFGSFVIFGGKIGIIIEALPGEFMTIGGAAICGFIVSNSSHVIKQSLKDVKRIFPGAKFHKKDYMELLSLLYQILKTMKTKGVLAIEQHIEKPMESNIFNAYPAIMKDPFTVKFISDYLRMFSIGVDNPHELEALMEQEIEKSKHEDLHSSHAFQNMADAMPALGIVAAVLGVIKTMASITEPPEVLGKLIGGALVGTFMGIFMSYCLLAPIASRLKGISEEENQFYHVIRAAITAHLAGYAPQVSIEAARKKVPTEYMPDFNELEEALSAIS; encoded by the coding sequence ATGTTTGCCGCCATCGGCCTGCTCGGTGTGTTCATCTGCGTGTTCGGGTCGTTCGTGATCTTCGGCGGCAAGATCGGCATCATCATCGAGGCCTTGCCGGGTGAGTTCATGACCATCGGCGGGGCCGCCATCTGCGGCTTCATCGTTTCCAACAGCTCCCACGTCATCAAGCAATCGCTGAAGGACGTGAAGCGCATCTTCCCCGGCGCCAAGTTCCACAAGAAGGATTATATGGAGCTGCTATCGCTGCTCTATCAAATCCTGAAGACGATGAAGACCAAAGGCGTGCTGGCGATTGAACAGCACATCGAAAAGCCGATGGAAAGCAACATCTTCAATGCCTACCCGGCGATCATGAAGGACCCCTTCACGGTCAAGTTCATTTCCGATTACCTGCGCATGTTTTCCATCGGCGTGGATAACCCCCACGAACTGGAAGCGCTGATGGAGCAGGAGATCGAGAAGAGCAAGCATGAGGACCTGCACTCCAGCCACGCCTTCCAGAACATGGCCGACGCCATGCCGGCGCTGGGTATCGTCGCCGCCGTGCTGGGCGTCATCAAGACCATGGCATCCATCACCGAGCCGCCGGAAGTGCTGGGCAAGCTGATCGGCGGCGCGCTGGTCGGCACCTTCATGGGCATTTTCATGTCCTATTGCCTGCTGGCGCCGATCGCGTCGCGCCTGAAGGGCATCTCGGAGGAAGAAAACCAGTTCTATCACGTCATCCGGGCGGCCATCACGGCCCACCTGGCGGGCTACGCCCCGCAGGTTTCCATCGAGGCGGCGCGAAAAAAGGTGCCGACCGAATACATGCCCGACTTCAACGAACTGGAAGAGGCGCTGTCGGCCATCAGCTAG
- a CDS encoding tetratricopeptide repeat protein, protein MALNPNATNTHSNLGTVLLALGQAAEAAACFERAMALAPGRAAFPFNLGNALRAAGQPAPAEAAYRQAIALDPGHRDGHYNLANLLLDQGRPAAAEPHYRRALELAPGHIDSLSNLGVALHDLDRLEEAEARLVQAHTLAPDRADVLNNLGSVLKRRGRPAEAVAAIRQALALQPDLADAHANLADALAGQKDVEGALDHAEQAVRLRPDSADAHVTLANVLRTAGRFEAALDHYRQALALSPGMAVAHGNAGLLLTDLARPAEALAHYDQALASGDASADVRWNMSLTRLLMGDYAQGWREYEERWRTTQMGHARRAFSQPQWRGEAAAGRTLLLHAEQGLGDTLQFCRYAPLAVARGFRVVVEAHRPLVRLLRGLDGVAQVVAAGDPLPSFDLHCPLLSLPLAFQTTLDAVPANVPYLAPDTADVAAWAARMASACPDGPRLRVGLVWAGNPHSNAPDRRRSLDPRLLAPLTGVPGVSFFSLQKEGTAAPAGLGLIDLMPDATDFADTAALIANLDLVIGVDTAVVHLAGALGRPAWLLNRFDSCWRWLLHRADSPWYPTLRQFRQTTPGDWQAPIAQARAALATLRAG, encoded by the coding sequence GTGGCGCTGAACCCCAACGCCACCAACACGCACAGCAACCTGGGCACGGTCCTGCTGGCCCTGGGCCAGGCGGCCGAGGCGGCGGCCTGTTTCGAACGGGCGATGGCGCTGGCGCCCGGCCGCGCCGCCTTTCCGTTCAACCTGGGCAACGCCTTGCGCGCGGCGGGCCAGCCGGCCCCCGCCGAGGCCGCCTACCGCCAGGCCATCGCCCTGGACCCAGGCCACCGTGACGGCCATTACAACCTGGCCAACCTGCTGCTGGACCAGGGCCGGCCGGCGGCGGCGGAGCCGCATTACCGCCGGGCGCTGGAACTGGCGCCTGGCCACATCGACAGCCTGTCGAACCTGGGCGTGGCCCTGCACGACCTGGATAGGCTGGAGGAGGCGGAGGCCCGCCTGGTCCAGGCCCACACGTTGGCGCCGGACCGGGCCGACGTGCTGAACAATTTGGGCTCCGTCCTGAAGCGGCGCGGCCGGCCGGCGGAGGCCGTGGCCGCCATCCGCCAGGCCCTGGCCCTGCAACCCGACCTGGCCGATGCCCATGCCAACCTGGCGGACGCCCTGGCCGGGCAGAAGGATGTGGAGGGCGCCCTGGACCATGCGGAACAGGCGGTGCGTCTTCGGCCCGACAGCGCCGACGCCCATGTCACCCTGGCCAACGTCCTGCGGACCGCCGGCCGCTTCGAGGCGGCGCTGGACCATTACCGCCAGGCCCTGGCCCTGTCCCCCGGCATGGCCGTGGCCCACGGCAATGCCGGCCTGCTGCTGACCGACCTGGCCCGGCCGGCGGAGGCGCTGGCCCATTACGACCAGGCGCTGGCGTCGGGCGATGCCTCGGCGGATGTGCGCTGGAACATGTCCCTCACCCGGCTGCTGATGGGCGACTACGCCCAAGGCTGGCGAGAGTATGAGGAACGCTGGCGCACCACCCAGATGGGCCATGCCCGGCGCGCCTTTTCCCAGCCGCAATGGCGGGGGGAGGCGGCGGCCGGCCGCACGCTGCTGCTGCACGCCGAACAGGGTTTAGGCGACACGCTGCAATTCTGCCGCTACGCCCCGCTGGCGGTGGCGCGCGGCTTCCGTGTGGTGGTGGAGGCGCACCGGCCGCTGGTGCGCCTGCTGCGCGGCCTGGATGGTGTGGCCCAGGTGGTGGCCGCCGGCGACCCGTTGCCATCCTTTGACCTGCACTGCCCCTTGTTGAGCCTGCCCCTGGCGTTCCAGACCACGCTGGACGCCGTGCCGGCCAACGTCCCCTACCTGGCACCGGACACGGCCGATGTCGCGGCTTGGGCGGCGCGCATGGCGTCCGCCTGCCCCGATGGCCCCCGGCTGCGGGTGGGCCTGGTCTGGGCCGGCAATCCGCACAGCAATGCTCCAGACCGCCGCCGGTCGCTGGACCCGCGCCTGCTGGCGCCGCTGACGGGGGTGCCGGGCGTGTCTTTCTTCAGCCTGCAGAAGGAGGGGACGGCCGCACCGGCGGGGCTGGGCCTGATCGACCTGATGCCGGATGCCACCGATTTCGCCGACACCGCCGCCCTGATCGCCAACCTGGATCTGGTGATCGGTGTCGATACGGCGGTCGTCCATCTGGCCGGCGCCCTGGGGCGGCCTGCCTGGCTGCTGAACCGGTTCGACAGCTGCTGGCGCTGGCTGCTGCACCGCGCCGATTCCCCCTGGTACCCCACGCTGCGCCAGTTCCGCCAGACGACGCCGGGCGACTGGCAGGCACCCATCGCCCAGGCGCGTGCGGCCCTGGCAACCCTGAGGGCCGGTTGA
- a CDS encoding heavy metal-binding domain-containing protein: MYGEPMLVVTTENVAGHRVLAVKGQVFGVVVRSRGLAGNIVAALRTLIGGEIREYTQMLEEGRRQAIDRMVANAGAMGANAIVMMRFDSSEIGQTMSEIVAYGTAVVLEPVT; the protein is encoded by the coding sequence ATGTACGGAGAACCCATGCTGGTGGTGACGACGGAGAATGTCGCCGGCCATCGCGTCCTGGCGGTGAAAGGCCAGGTGTTCGGCGTGGTGGTGCGCAGCCGGGGTTTGGCCGGCAACATCGTCGCCGCCCTGCGCACCCTGATCGGCGGCGAGATCCGCGAATACACCCAGATGCTGGAGGAAGGCCGCCGCCAGGCCATCGACCGCATGGTGGCCAATGCCGGCGCCATGGGCGCCAACGCCATCGTCATGATGCGGTTCGACAGCTCGGAAATCGGCCAGACCATGAGTGAGATCGTCGCCTACGGCACCGCCGTCGTCCTGGAACCCGTGACCTGA
- the polA gene encoding DNA polymerase I, whose protein sequence is MGAVKETLYLVDGSGFIFRAYHALPPLNRPDGTPVNAVLGFTNMLMKLLADVKVRSVAVIFDSKRENFRNAIYAEYKAHRPPPPEDLVPQFALIREAVDAFNLPCLALEGYEADDLIATYARLAREAGRDCVIVSSDKDLMQLITDGVGLLDPMKNKSIGADEVMEKFGVAPDRVVDVQALAGDSVDNVPGVPGIGVKTAAQLITEYGDLDGLLARAHEIKQPKRREALTLHAEMARISRQLVRLDAHAPVPEPLEALKARAPDHDKLVAWLREQGFRSAIQKVEGEFLRDGGTPAAPALTLEATPAAAKAGGEQRTDAVRAAFNSRFYSTEVAPIGEPTIPAPAEVSYELVRDAAALKRWVDAATLAGTVAVDTETDGLSPNTAKLVGFSLSHTPGRACYVPVGHINPDAPKEQAGGFDFGEAPPPPEQIALEDARALLAPLLADPSVLKVGQNLKFDLRVLARHGFAENAAAIAPVDDTMLLSYALGAGAHGHGMDELAQRHLGHTCITFDEVTGTGKNRITFDRVPLDRACAYAAEDADITLRLHQVLKADVLRRHLVTVYETLDRPLTPVVATMEDAGILVDRAMLAELSRDFAGRLAKLEEDIHLLVGHPFNVASPKQLGEVLFDEMGLPGGKKGKTGAYSTDSGVLEPLAEQGVEVAQRVLDHRQLAKLKSTYTDALQQQIDPVTGRVHTSFALAATATGRLSSTDPNLQNIPIRTEEGRKIRRAFIAPEGHVLLSVDYSQIELRLVAEIADVPALKRAFTEGIDIHAMTASQVFGVPLDQMTGEIRRKAKAINFGIIYGISGFGLGRQLGIGPGEAGAFIKQYFERFPELAGYFERTKAEAKEKGYVTTLFGRQCWIQGIKESNAARRAFAERQAINAPIQGTAADIIRRAMARIPAALTGAGLKARMLLQVHDELLFEVPVAEVDATIPVVRAVMEGAASLSVPLVAEAGTGRSWGEAH, encoded by the coding sequence ATGGGCGCCGTGAAAGAGACGCTGTACCTGGTGGACGGCTCGGGCTTCATCTTCCGGGCCTATCATGCCCTACCGCCCCTGAACCGGCCGGACGGCACGCCGGTCAACGCCGTGTTGGGCTTCACCAACATGCTGATGAAGCTGTTGGCCGACGTGAAGGTGCGGTCGGTCGCCGTCATCTTCGACAGCAAGCGCGAGAATTTCCGCAACGCCATCTATGCCGAGTACAAGGCCCACCGGCCGCCGCCGCCGGAAGATCTGGTGCCGCAGTTCGCGCTGATCCGCGAGGCGGTGGACGCCTTCAACCTGCCCTGCCTGGCGCTGGAGGGGTATGAGGCCGACGACCTGATCGCCACGTACGCCCGCCTGGCGCGTGAGGCCGGCCGCGACTGCGTCATCGTCTCCTCCGACAAGGATCTGATGCAGCTGATCACCGACGGCGTCGGCCTGCTGGACCCGATGAAGAACAAGAGCATCGGCGCCGATGAGGTGATGGAGAAGTTCGGCGTCGCCCCCGACCGGGTGGTGGACGTGCAGGCCCTGGCCGGCGACAGCGTCGATAACGTGCCGGGCGTGCCCGGCATCGGCGTCAAGACCGCGGCCCAGCTGATCACCGAATACGGCGACCTGGACGGCCTGCTGGCCCGCGCGCATGAGATCAAGCAGCCCAAGCGGCGCGAGGCCCTGACCCTGCACGCCGAGATGGCGCGCATCTCGCGCCAGCTGGTGCGCCTGGACGCCCACGCCCCCGTGCCGGAACCCCTGGAAGCGTTGAAGGCGCGGGCGCCCGACCATGACAAGCTGGTGGCCTGGCTGCGCGAACAAGGCTTCCGTTCCGCCATCCAGAAGGTGGAGGGTGAGTTCCTGCGCGATGGCGGCACGCCCGCCGCCCCGGCCCTGACGCTGGAAGCGACGCCGGCCGCCGCCAAGGCGGGCGGCGAGCAGCGCACCGACGCCGTGCGCGCCGCCTTCAACAGCCGCTTCTACAGCACCGAGGTCGCCCCCATCGGCGAGCCCACCATCCCCGCCCCCGCCGAGGTCAGCTACGAACTGGTGCGGGATGCGGCAGCACTGAAGCGCTGGGTGGACGCGGCCACACTGGCCGGCACCGTGGCGGTCGATACCGAGACCGACGGCCTGTCGCCCAACACCGCCAAGCTGGTGGGCTTTTCCCTGTCCCACACGCCGGGCCGCGCCTGTTATGTGCCGGTGGGGCACATCAATCCCGACGCGCCCAAGGAACAGGCCGGCGGCTTCGATTTCGGCGAGGCCCCGCCCCCGCCGGAACAGATCGCGCTGGAAGACGCGCGCGCCCTGCTGGCGCCCCTGCTGGCCGATCCGTCGGTGCTGAAGGTCGGGCAAAACCTCAAGTTCGACCTGCGCGTCCTGGCCCGCCACGGCTTCGCCGAGAACGCGGCCGCCATCGCGCCGGTGGACGACACCATGCTGCTGTCCTACGCCCTGGGTGCGGGTGCCCACGGCCACGGCATGGATGAGCTGGCGCAGCGCCACCTGGGCCACACCTGCATCACCTTCGATGAGGTGACGGGCACCGGCAAGAACCGTATCACCTTCGACCGCGTGCCCCTGGACCGCGCCTGCGCCTACGCGGCGGAGGACGCGGACATCACCCTGCGCCTGCACCAGGTGCTGAAGGCCGACGTGCTGCGCCGCCACCTGGTGACGGTGTATGAGACGCTGGACCGCCCCCTGACGCCGGTGGTGGCGACCATGGAGGATGCCGGCATCCTGGTGGACCGGGCCATGCTGGCCGAACTGTCGCGCGACTTCGCCGGCCGCCTGGCCAAGCTGGAGGAGGATATCCACCTGCTGGTGGGCCACCCCTTCAACGTCGCCAGCCCCAAGCAACTGGGCGAGGTGCTGTTCGATGAGATGGGCCTGCCCGGCGGCAAGAAGGGCAAGACCGGCGCCTATTCCACCGACAGTGGCGTGCTGGAGCCCCTGGCCGAACAGGGGGTGGAGGTGGCGCAGCGCGTGCTGGACCACCGGCAGCTGGCCAAGCTGAAATCCACCTACACCGACGCGCTGCAACAGCAGATCGACCCGGTCACCGGCCGCGTCCACACCAGCTTCGCCCTGGCCGCCACCGCCACCGGGCGCCTCAGTTCCACCGACCCCAACCTGCAGAACATCCCCATCCGCACGGAGGAGGGGCGCAAGATTCGCCGCGCCTTCATCGCACCCGAGGGCCATGTGCTGCTGTCGGTGGACTACAGCCAGATCGAACTGCGCCTGGTGGCGGAGATCGCCGACGTGCCGGCCTTGAAGCGGGCCTTCACCGAAGGCATCGACATTCACGCCATGACGGCGAGCCAGGTGTTCGGCGTGCCGCTGGACCAGATGACGGGCGAGATTCGGCGCAAGGCCAAGGCCATCAACTTCGGCATCATCTACGGCATCTCCGGCTTCGGCCTGGGCCGCCAGTTGGGCATCGGCCCCGGTGAGGCCGGGGCCTTCATCAAGCAGTATTTCGAACGCTTCCCCGAACTGGCGGGATATTTCGAGCGGACCAAGGCCGAGGCCAAGGAGAAGGGCTACGTCACCACCCTGTTCGGTCGCCAGTGCTGGATCCAGGGCATCAAGGAAAGCAACGCCGCCCGCCGCGCCTTCGCCGAGCGCCAGGCCATCAACGCCCCCATCCAGGGTACCGCCGCCGACATCATCCGCCGCGCCATGGCCCGCATCCCGGCGGCACTGACGGGGGCCGGCCTGAAGGCCCGCATGCTGTTGCAGGTGCACGACGAACTGCTGTTCGAGGTGCCGGTGGCCGAGGTGGACGCGACCATCCCCGTGGTGCGCGCGGTGATGGAGGGGGCGGCAAGCCTGAGCGTGCCCCTGGTGGCCGAGGCCGGCACGGGGCGGAGTTGGGGCGAGGCGCACTAG
- a CDS encoding thiazole synthase translates to MAEDLFRIAGKAFTSRLFLGTAGYPNQQVFLDSLAASKAEVVTVSIRRVDMAGGAEGILDLVRDRAWLLPNTAGCATVKDAVLTAQLAREALDTSWIKLELIGDRETLYPDVEQLVTAAAQLVEDGFTVLPYCTDDPIVCRRLADVGCAAVMPLGAPIGTGLGILNPYNIETICARSTVPVILDAGIGTASDAALAMELGCDAVLLNTAVSKSTDPVRMAAAMGHAVAGGRLARLAGRIPKRLRAEASSPELGLIGG, encoded by the coding sequence GTGGCTGAAGACCTGTTCCGCATCGCCGGCAAGGCGTTCACCTCCCGCCTGTTCCTCGGGACCGCGGGGTATCCCAACCAGCAGGTCTTCCTGGACAGCCTGGCGGCCTCGAAGGCTGAGGTCGTCACCGTCTCCATCCGGCGGGTGGACATGGCGGGCGGGGCCGAGGGCATCCTGGACCTGGTACGGGACCGCGCCTGGCTGCTGCCCAACACGGCGGGATGCGCCACGGTTAAGGACGCCGTGCTGACCGCCCAATTGGCGCGTGAGGCGCTGGACACCAGCTGGATCAAGCTGGAACTGATCGGCGACCGCGAAACGCTGTATCCGGATGTGGAACAGCTGGTGACGGCGGCGGCGCAGTTGGTGGAGGATGGCTTCACCGTCCTGCCCTATTGCACCGACGATCCCATCGTCTGCCGTCGCCTGGCCGACGTCGGCTGTGCCGCCGTCATGCCGCTGGGGGCGCCCATCGGTACGGGCCTGGGCATCCTGAATCCTTACAATATCGAAACGATCTGCGCGCGCAGCACGGTACCGGTCATCCTGGATGCCGGCATCGGCACGGCATCGGACGCGGCCCTGGCGATGGAACTGGGTTGTGACGCCGTGCTGCTGAACACGGCGGTGTCCAAAAGCACCGATCCCGTGCGCATGGCCGCCGCCATGGGGCATGCCGTGGCCGGGGGGCGCCTGGCCCGCCTGGCCGGCCGCATCCCGAAGCGCCTGCGGGCGGAGGCGTCCAGTCCCGAACTGGGCCTGATCGGCGGCTGA
- the thiO gene encoding glycine oxidase ThiO, with the protein MPKTLIPFPQNGSGAKPSLAPVVAIIGAGCIGLSLAWRLAAAGCAVDVFDQGSSGRGATHAAAGMLAAAVETEPGEEALLPLTLDSQRRWPAFAAELEAYSGVAVDLRAEGTMQVALTRDDVEVLRSGYEFQRALGLNVAWLTGAQVKEREPWLNPRAAAGVLGADDGQVDNRKLAVALRVAALKAGARLHEDTSVEALSATAGRADGVVVAGVVRPADIVVLAAGAWSRQLAGLPEGAVPPVRPVKGQMLSLRMDPGQPLLRHVVWPPKCYLVPRLDGRLIVGATTEEKGWDDRLTAGGVLALLEAAWRALPGVEELPIEEMWTGFRPGSRDDAPILGPVPGVGGLVMATGHHRNGILLTPGTADLLADHILTGRVDPLLAPFGIGRFEDRAALKGAAGMITVNGKIRDHIADLFLPALLDEAGVALGARGIAVAVNGTVVPRARWAERAVADGDAIEIVKVLQGG; encoded by the coding sequence TTGCCCAAGACCCTTATTCCATTTCCGCAAAACGGTTCCGGCGCCAAGCCGTCGTTGGCCCCAGTGGTGGCCATCATCGGTGCCGGCTGCATCGGCCTGTCGCTCGCCTGGCGGCTGGCCGCCGCCGGCTGCGCCGTCGATGTCTTTGACCAGGGAAGCAGCGGCCGGGGGGCCACCCATGCCGCCGCCGGCATGCTGGCCGCCGCCGTGGAGACGGAACCGGGTGAGGAGGCGTTGCTGCCCCTGACCCTGGACAGCCAGCGGCGCTGGCCCGCCTTCGCGGCTGAGCTTGAGGCCTATAGCGGTGTCGCGGTGGATCTGCGCGCCGAGGGGACGATGCAGGTGGCGCTGACCCGCGACGATGTCGAGGTGCTGCGTAGCGGATACGAGTTCCAGCGGGCCTTGGGCCTCAATGTCGCCTGGCTGACCGGTGCCCAGGTGAAGGAACGTGAACCTTGGCTGAACCCCCGTGCCGCCGCCGGCGTGCTGGGCGCCGATGACGGCCAGGTGGACAACCGCAAGCTGGCGGTGGCCCTACGCGTGGCCGCCCTCAAGGCGGGCGCCCGCCTGCATGAGGATACAAGCGTCGAGGCGCTGTCGGCGACGGCCGGCCGCGCGGACGGCGTCGTGGTGGCGGGCGTGGTGCGCCCGGCCGACATCGTGGTGCTGGCGGCCGGCGCCTGGTCGCGCCAGTTGGCGGGCCTGCCCGAGGGGGCGGTGCCGCCGGTGCGGCCGGTGAAGGGCCAGATGCTGTCCCTGCGCATGGACCCCGGCCAGCCGCTGCTGCGCCATGTGGTGTGGCCGCCCAAATGCTATCTGGTGCCCCGGCTGGACGGCCGCCTGATCGTGGGCGCCACGACGGAGGAAAAGGGCTGGGACGACCGGTTGACCGCCGGCGGCGTGCTGGCCCTGCTGGAGGCGGCGTGGCGCGCCCTGCCGGGGGTGGAGGAACTGCCGATCGAGGAGATGTGGACGGGCTTCCGCCCCGGCAGCCGGGACGACGCACCCATCCTGGGGCCGGTGCCGGGGGTGGGCGGCCTGGTCATGGCCACCGGCCACCACCGCAACGGCATCCTGCTGACCCCCGGCACGGCCGACCTGCTGGCCGACCACATTCTCACCGGCCGCGTCGATCCGCTGCTGGCGCCCTTCGGCATCGGGCGCTTTGAGGACCGGGCGGCGTTGAAGGGGGCCGCGGGCATGATCACCGTCAACGGCAAGATCCGCGACCATATCGCCGACCTGTTCCTTCCGGCCCTGCTGGATGAGGCCGGCGTGGCTTTAGGCGCCCGCGGCATCGCCGTGGCCGTCAACGGTACCGTGGTGCCCCGCGCCCGCTGGGCCGAGCGCGCCGTCGCCGACGGCGACGCCATCGAAATCGTGAAGGTGCTGCAAGGTGGCTGA
- a CDS encoding thiamine phosphate synthase, which yields MRPRPPFALPDPPLLVITDRSQAVLPLPTLLDRVFAAGCRWASVREKDLAPAERLDLVQRLRPIARHYGATLTVHGDLAAAALCDGVHLGADGDVRAARARLGARALVGLSRHHPDEGLGGADYATLSPIYETPSKPGYGPALGPQALPHLPGALALGGITPANAAEVRAAGAAGLAVMGTIMRADDPGTVVRDLLAAWG from the coding sequence ATGCGGCCGCGCCCCCCTTTCGCCCTGCCGGACCCGCCGCTGCTGGTGATCACCGACCGGTCCCAGGCGGTGTTGCCCCTGCCCACGTTGCTGGACCGGGTGTTCGCCGCCGGCTGCCGCTGGGCCAGTGTGCGCGAGAAGGATCTGGCCCCGGCCGAGCGGCTGGACCTGGTGCAACGCCTGCGCCCTATTGCCCGGCATTACGGTGCCACGCTGACGGTGCACGGCGACCTGGCGGCGGCGGCCTTGTGTGACGGTGTGCACCTCGGTGCCGACGGCGACGTACGCGCCGCCCGCGCCCGCTTAGGCGCTCGCGCCCTGGTAGGGTTGTCGCGCCACCATCCGGACGAGGGGCTGGGCGGTGCCGACTACGCCACCCTCAGCCCCATTTATGAGACGCCGTCCAAACCCGGCTACGGCCCGGCCCTGGGTCCCCAGGCGCTGCCCCATCTGCCGGGAGCCCTGGCCCTGGGCGGCATCACCCCCGCCAACGCCGCCGAGGTGCGCGCCGCCGGGGCGGCCGGCCTGGCGGTCATGGGCACAATCATGCGCGCGGACGATCCGGGCACTGTCGTCCGTGACCTGCTGGCGGCGTGGGGTTAA